In the Quercus lobata isolate SW786 chromosome 5, ValleyOak3.0 Primary Assembly, whole genome shotgun sequence genome, one interval contains:
- the LOC115992059 gene encoding microtubule-associated protein 70-5, whose translation MVSYEEQVACDELSLSHPDPLVLELNRLQNLLKEKDRELGAAQGEIKALRATEALKDKAVEELKNEVDKMEEKLRVTENFLDHKNLEVKKLTSEKKDALAAQYAAEATLRRVYANQKEDDSLPIESVIAPLEAEIKMYKNEIAAMQEDKKALERLTKSKESALLEAERILRSALERALIVEEVQNQNYELKRQIEICQEENRILEKTNRQKVLEVEKLSQTIQELEEAILAGGAAANSIRDYRRQIEELHEEKRTLERELARVKVSANRVATVVANEWKDENDKVMPVKQWLEERRILQAEMQRLRDKLAISERTAKAEAQLKDKLKLRLKIIEEGLKDSSSFSVNPNRFCKSPKTEKSSNIFGFLTSNGGLRKRSTSQPRASTVSISSPLQNPIVENETANVTLELKQANNLKKKYASGENMLKKSIWASRSKVVDSNENENTDNDETTASPERKSKSGGDEDPQNKGSNEDVVSGLLYDRLQKEVINLRKLCDVKESTLNTKDEEIKVLIKKVDALTKAIEVESKKMKREAAAREKEAALMKVDDNRKNRHANSSTRVTKAL comes from the exons atggTGAGCTATGAAGAACAAGTTGCATGTGAtgagctctctctttctcacccAGACCCTCTTGTGTTAGAGCTCAATCGCCTCCAGAACCTACTCAAAg AGAAGGATAGGGAGTTGGGGGCTGCACAAGGTGAAATCAAGGCATTGAGAGCCACTGAAGCTTTGAAGGATAAGGCTGTAGAAGAG CTCAAAAATGAAGTTGATAAAATGGAAGAGAAACTCCGAGTCACTGAAAATTTTCTTGACCATAAG AATCTTGAAGTCAAGAAACTAACAAGTGAGAAGAAAGATGCATTGGCAGCACAGTATGCTGCTGAAGCAACACTAAGAAGGGTGTATGCAAACCAAAAAGAGGATGATTCTCTTCCTATAGAATCAGTCATTGCTCCTCTTGAGGCTGAAATCAAGATGTACAAGAATGAG ATTGCAGCAATGCAGGAGGATAAAAAGGCTCTGGAACGTCTCACTAAGTCAAAAGAATCTGCCCTGCTTGAagcagagagaattttgagaagtGCTCTAGAAAGGGCTTTAATAGTAGAGGAGgttcaaaatcaaaactatgAATTGAAGAGACAGATAGAGATTTGCCAG GAGGAGAACAGAATTCTTGAGAAAACCAATCGCCAAAAGGTTTTAGAGGTTGAAAAGCTGAGCCAAACCATTCAAGAACTTGAGGAGGCTATTCTAGCAGGTGGGGCTGCTGCTAATTCTATACGTGACTACCGGCGGCAGATAGAAGAATTGCAT GAGGAAAAGAGGACACTGGAAAGGGAGCTAGCAAGAGTCAAAGTTTCAGCAAACAGAGTTGCAACTGTGGTGGCTAATGAGTGGAAAGATGAAAATGACAAAGTAATGCCTGTCAAGCAATGGTTGGAAGAGAGAAGAATTCTGCAG GCAGAGATGCAGCGACTGAGAGACAAACTAGCCATATCAGAGAGAACAGCTAAGGCAGAAGCACAACTTAAG GATAAATTAAAGCTGAGACTTAAAATAATTGAAGAAGGTTTGAAGGATTCCTCGAGTTTCTCAGTCAACCCTAACAGATTCTGTAAGTCCCCAAAAACAGAAAAGTCCAGCAACATATTTGGCTTTTTGACAAGCAATGGTGGACTAAGAAAGAGGTCTACATCCCAGCCAAGGGCTTCTACTGTCAGTATAAGCTCTCCATTGCAAAACCCCATTGTAGAAAATGAAACAGCCAATGTTACTCTAGAGCTCAAACAAGCAAAtaacttgaaaaagaaatatgCTTCAGGTGAAAATATGCTGAAAAAAAGTATATGGGCATCTAGAAGTAAAGTTGTTGATAGCAATGAAAATGAGAACACAGATAATGATGAAACAACAGCCTCACcagaaagaaaatccaaaagtgGAGGCGATGAAGATCCACAAAACAAAGGAAGTAATGAAGATGTGGTCTCAGGATTGCTGTATGATAGACTTCAAAAGGAAGTCATCAACTTAAGGAAGCTTTGTGATGTGAAGGAAAGTACTTTGAATActaaagatgaagaaataaag GTGCTCATAAAGAAGGTTGATGCATTGACAAAAGCCATCGAAGTAGAGtccaagaaaatgaagagagaagCAGCAGCTAGAGAAAAGGAAGCTGCATTAATGAAGGTGGATGATAATAGAAAGAATAGACATGCAAACTCATCTACAAG GGTAACAAAAGCATTGTGA